A stretch of Desulfarculaceae bacterium DNA encodes these proteins:
- a CDS encoding uracil-DNA glycosylase — MDQLMAAVMPSSPAPRLGSLQDVQAWLGECARCSLSETRHKIVFGAGPENARIMFIGEGPGQREDQQGLPFVGPAGKLLDAMLAAVGLQRSQVYITNIVKCRPPGNRDPQPGEVAACRPFLEAQVKQIAPAAICALGRPAAQALLATDAPIGRLRGRWASALGVPVLPTYHPAYLLRTPEAKGLAYNDLKALVRGPEH, encoded by the coding sequence ATGGACCAGCTCATGGCCGCGGTCATGCCCTCCAGCCCCGCCCCGCGCCTGGGCTCATTGCAGGACGTGCAGGCCTGGCTGGGCGAGTGCGCCCGCTGCTCCCTGAGCGAAACGCGCCACAAGATCGTGTTCGGGGCCGGCCCCGAAAACGCGCGCATCATGTTCATCGGCGAGGGGCCGGGCCAGCGGGAAGACCAGCAAGGCCTGCCCTTCGTGGGGCCGGCCGGCAAGCTGTTGGACGCCATGCTGGCGGCGGTAGGCTTGCAGAGAAGCCAGGTCTACATCACCAACATCGTCAAGTGCCGCCCCCCGGGCAACCGCGACCCCCAGCCGGGCGAGGTCGCGGCCTGCCGCCCCTTCCTGGAGGCCCAGGTGAAGCAGATCGCGCCAGCGGCCATCTGCGCCCTGGGGCGGCCCGCCGCCCAGGCGCTTCTGGCCACGGACGCGCCCATCGGCCGTTTGCGGGGCCGCTGGGCCAGTGCCCTGGGGGTGCCGGTGCTGCCCACCTATCACCCGGCCTATCTGCTGCGCACCCCGGAGGCCAAGGGATTGGCCTATAATGATCTAAAGGCCCTGGTTCGCGGGCCCGAGCACTAG
- a CDS encoding cupin domain-containing protein encodes MLVRDLEHPDTQATKYRAHGGGVAHMILDARRHLQTIMFLAHASVPPGNKLEGHVDPMEEIYIIQSGTGEMQVDDQTRHVTPGDCIHIPIGSFHELTNTGAEELTILVVAGLIPG; translated from the coding sequence ATGCTGGTTCGCGACCTGGAACATCCCGACACCCAAGCAACCAAGTACCGCGCCCACGGCGGCGGGGTGGCCCACATGATTTTGGACGCCAGGCGCCATTTGCAGACCATAATGTTCCTGGCCCACGCCTCGGTTCCTCCGGGCAACAAACTGGAAGGTCATGTTGACCCCATGGAGGAGATATATATAATTCAAAGTGGAACGGGGGAAATGCAGGTGGATGACCAGACTCGCCACGTTACGCCCGGCGATTGCATCCACATTCCCATCGGCAGCTTCCATGAGCTGACCAATACCGGAGCAGAAGAACTGACCATCCTGGTGGTGGCGGGGCTGATCCCCGGCTAA
- the lexA gene encoding transcriptional repressor LexA — protein MGSVTLKDLGFCEIDLEQVEVPLLGVVQAGQPIEAVAQDRTVSIPGDMLGRYRTFALEVRGESMIDEHIRPGDVIVVEERHTAENGQTVVALINESDVTLKKFYLERDHIRLEPANPTMEPITLRHDQVRVLGVVAGLIRHYTRH, from the coding sequence ATGGGCAGCGTCACCCTTAAAGACTTGGGCTTTTGCGAGATCGACCTGGAGCAGGTGGAGGTGCCTCTGTTGGGGGTGGTGCAGGCGGGACAACCCATCGAGGCGGTAGCCCAGGACCGCACCGTGTCCATCCCCGGCGACATGCTGGGGCGCTACCGCACCTTTGCCCTGGAGGTGCGCGGCGAGTCCATGATCGACGAGCACATCCGCCCGGGCGACGTGATCGTGGTGGAGGAGCGCCACACCGCCGAGAACGGCCAGACCGTGGTGGCGCTGATCAACGAGAGCGACGTGACCCTGAAGAAGTTCTATTTGGAGCGCGACCACATCCGCCTGGAGCCGGCCAACCCCACCATGGAGCCGATCACCCTGCGCCACGACCAGGTGCGGGTGTTGGGCGTGGTGGCGGGGCTGATCCGCCACTACACCCGGCACTAG
- a CDS encoding nitroreductase, translated as MNPTELLELITSRRSVREYTGQPVDQAMLDAILEAGRWAPSGLNNQPWRFVVIQEEAIKEALAPMTKCSGIVRESAVLICTFLHLPSVYNEMKDYQGIGACLQNMLLMIHGLGLGAVWLGEILKNATQVRQTLGLGEEYELMAILALGHPAGDSHGKPYRLTMDELVLPARLSEPEPTL; from the coding sequence ATGAACCCCACAGAGCTGCTTGAACTCATCACCAGCAGGCGCAGTGTGCGCGAATACACCGGCCAGCCCGTGGACCAGGCCATGCTCGACGCCATCCTGGAGGCGGGGCGCTGGGCTCCCAGCGGCCTGAACAACCAGCCCTGGCGCTTCGTGGTTATTCAGGAAGAGGCGATCAAGGAGGCCCTGGCCCCCATGACCAAGTGCAGCGGCATCGTGCGCGAGTCCGCCGTCCTGATCTGTACCTTCCTGCACCTGCCTTCCGTGTACAATGAAATGAAGGACTATCAGGGCATCGGCGCCTGTTTGCAGAACATGCTCCTGATGATCCACGGTCTGGGCCTGGGCGCGGTGTGGCTGGGCGAGATCCTCAAGAACGCCACCCAGGTGCGCCAGACGCTGGGCCTGGGCGAAGAATACGAGCTCATGGCCATTTTGGCCCTGGGCCATCCGGCCGGCGACAGCCATGGCAAGCCCTACCGCCTGACCATGGACGAGCTGGTCCTGCCCGCCCGGTTGTCCGAGCCGGAACCCACCCTCTAA
- a CDS encoding nodulation protein NfeD, translating into MPRLIMSIILAALILAAPVALAAPEGQGQVWVLELSDTINPGSADYLLEGLKEAAGASAALVVIRLDTPGGLVSSMREMVKAIMSSPVPVVVYTAPAGARATSAGAFLMLSAPIAAMAPATHLGAAHPVGAGGKEIKGAMGDKAVSDLKALAVSLAKQRGRDPKLAGEMVTKSVSFDATKAKELGLVDVIANDLGELLAMLQGRKVAVAGGEKVVDTKGKTIHFVQPGWREKLLSLLGSPNLAYILLMIGLAGIYFELSHPGTIFPGVVGGLALILAFFAMSALPVSYAGLALIGLAVVLFFAEIKITSYGLLSLAGAASLVLGSVMLFRTGEAVVAVSLAVLVPTALCVILFFGGVAYLAGKAQLAKGVTGLEGLVGARAEVVDDTRVRVLGELWRYRGPSGLAPGQEVTITAAHGLEVEVAPLGDFRGKSQNA; encoded by the coding sequence ATGCCCCGCTTGATCATGAGCATAATCCTGGCGGCGCTCATCCTGGCCGCCCCGGTTGCCCTGGCCGCGCCCGAAGGGCAGGGGCAGGTGTGGGTGCTGGAGCTGAGCGACACCATCAACCCGGGCAGCGCGGATTATCTGCTGGAGGGGCTCAAGGAGGCGGCAGGCGCCTCAGCCGCCCTGGTGGTGATCCGCCTGGACACCCCCGGCGGCCTGGTCTCCTCCATGCGCGAGATGGTCAAGGCCATCATGTCCAGCCCGGTGCCGGTGGTGGTCTACACCGCCCCGGCCGGGGCGCGGGCCACCAGCGCGGGCGCCTTCCTCATGCTCTCCGCCCCCATCGCGGCCATGGCCCCGGCCACTCATCTGGGCGCGGCCCATCCGGTGGGCGCGGGCGGCAAGGAGATCAAGGGCGCCATGGGCGACAAGGCGGTGAGCGACCTCAAGGCCCTGGCCGTCAGCCTGGCCAAGCAGCGCGGCCGCGACCCCAAGCTGGCCGGGGAGATGGTCACTAAGTCGGTGAGCTTCGACGCCACCAAGGCCAAGGAACTGGGCCTGGTTGATGTGATCGCCAATGACCTGGGCGAGCTCCTGGCCATGCTGCAAGGCAGGAAGGTGGCCGTGGCCGGGGGCGAGAAGGTGGTCGACACCAAGGGCAAGACCATCCATTTTGTGCAGCCCGGCTGGCGCGAAAAGCTGCTGAGCCTGCTGGGCAGCCCCAACCTGGCCTACATCCTGTTGATGATCGGCCTGGCGGGCATCTACTTCGAGCTGAGCCATCCGGGCACCATCTTCCCGGGGGTGGTGGGCGGCCTGGCCCTGATTCTGGCCTTTTTCGCCATGAGCGCCCTGCCGGTGAGCTACGCGGGCCTGGCCCTCATCGGCCTGGCGGTGGTCCTGTTCTTCGCGGAGATAAAGATCACCTCCTATGGCCTATTGTCCCTGGCCGGGGCGGCGTCCCTGGTTTTGGGCTCGGTCATGCTCTTTCGCACCGGTGAGGCGGTGGTGGCGGTGTCCCTGGCCGTGCTGGTGCCCACCGCCCTGTGCGTGATCCTGTTCTTCGGCGGGGTGGCCTATCTGGCGGGCAAGGCCCAGCTGGCCAAGGGCGTCACCGGCCTGGAGGGCCTGGTGGGCGCGCGGGCGGAGGTGGTGGACGATACCCGGGTGCGGGTGCTGGGCGAGCTGTGGCGCTATCGCGGCCCCTCGGGCCTGGCCCCGGGCCAGGAGGTCACGATCACCGCGGCCCACGGCCTGGAGGTGGAGGTGGCTCCCCTTGGTGATTTTCGCGGAAAGAGCCAGAATGCCTAG
- a CDS encoding peptide-binding protein — protein MRRFWGILLLCLAWGALPWPALAADNGGALVIGTIGDATSMIPMITSDSASHEMSGLVYNGLLKYDKDLNLVGDLAESWKVSDDGLTITFRLRHGVRWQDGKPYTAQDALFNWRFMVDPKTPTAYSGDYMKVKDASAPDDHTFVVHYKEPFAPGLASWTLSQMPRHLLEGKDVRASKLNRHPIGTGPYRFVRWDPGARVVLNYYENYFEGRPHISQVTYRVIPDMATMFLELKAGGLDWMSLSALQYRRQTSTAFFKKNFVKYKYLASGYTYLGYNLKDPRFADKRVRQGLSYAINKEELIKGVLLGLGQVCTGPVKPGTYWYNPKVKQYPYDPAKAKALLKAAGWEDRDGDGILDKDGRPFEFTILTNQGNAYRANTGVIIQQRLSQIGVRVKLRTVEWAAFIKEFVNKGRFEAVLLGWTITPDPDQFDIWHSSRAQPGQLNFTYYKNPELDKILVAQRRTFDREERRALLFKMQEILAEDVPYTFLYVPEALPILAARIRGVKPAPAGISYNFTDWWVPKALQKPALTR, from the coding sequence ATGAGAAGGTTCTGGGGAATATTGCTGCTTTGCCTGGCCTGGGGCGCCCTGCCCTGGCCCGCCCTGGCGGCGGACAACGGCGGCGCGCTGGTCATCGGCACCATCGGCGACGCCACCAGCATGATTCCCATGATCACCAGCGATTCGGCTTCCCACGAGATGAGCGGCCTGGTCTACAACGGCCTGTTGAAATACGACAAGGACCTGAACCTGGTGGGCGACCTGGCCGAGTCCTGGAAGGTCAGCGACGATGGCCTGACCATCACCTTCAGGCTGCGCCACGGGGTGCGCTGGCAAGACGGCAAGCCCTACACCGCTCAGGACGCCCTGTTCAACTGGCGCTTCATGGTGGACCCCAAGACCCCCACCGCCTACTCCGGCGACTACATGAAGGTCAAGGACGCCTCCGCGCCGGATGACCACACCTTCGTGGTGCACTACAAGGAGCCCTTCGCGCCGGGCCTGGCCTCCTGGACCCTGTCCCAGATGCCCCGCCACTTGCTGGAGGGCAAGGACGTGCGCGCCTCGAAGCTCAACCGCCACCCCATCGGCACCGGGCCCTATCGCTTCGTGCGCTGGGACCCGGGCGCGCGGGTGGTGCTGAACTATTACGAAAATTATTTCGAGGGGCGGCCCCACATCAGCCAGGTGACCTATCGGGTCATCCCGGACATGGCCACCATGTTCCTGGAGCTCAAGGCCGGGGGCCTGGACTGGATGAGCCTGAGCGCCTTGCAGTACCGCCGTCAGACCAGCACGGCCTTCTTCAAAAAAAACTTCGTCAAGTACAAGTACCTGGCCTCGGGCTACACCTATCTGGGATACAACCTCAAGGACCCCCGCTTTGCCGACAAGCGGGTGCGCCAGGGCCTTAGCTACGCCATCAACAAAGAGGAGCTGATCAAGGGGGTGCTCCTGGGCCTGGGCCAGGTGTGCACCGGCCCGGTCAAGCCGGGCACCTATTGGTACAACCCCAAGGTCAAGCAGTATCCCTATGACCCGGCCAAGGCCAAGGCCCTGTTGAAGGCCGCCGGCTGGGAGGACCGCGACGGCGACGGAATCCTGGACAAGGACGGACGGCCCTTCGAGTTCACCATCCTGACCAACCAGGGCAACGCCTACCGGGCCAACACCGGGGTGATCATCCAGCAGCGTTTGTCCCAGATCGGGGTGCGGGTGAAGCTCCGCACCGTGGAGTGGGCCGCGTTCATCAAGGAGTTCGTTAACAAGGGCCGCTTCGAGGCGGTGCTCCTGGGCTGGACCATCACCCCGGACCCGGACCAGTTCGACATCTGGCACTCCTCCCGGGCCCAGCCGGGACAGCTCAACTTCACCTATTACAAGAACCCCGAGCTGGACAAGATCCTCGTGGCACAGCGCCGCACCTTTGATCGGGAAGAGCGCCGGGCCCTGTTGTTCAAGATGCAGGAGATCCTGGCCGAGGATGTGCCCTACACCTTCCTCTACGTGCCCGAGGCCCTGCCCATCCTGGCCGCGCGCATCCGGGGCGTGAAGCCAGCGCCCGCGGGCATCTCCTACAACTTCACCGACTGGTGGGTGCCCAAGGCCTTGCAGAAGCCGGCCCTGACGAGGTAA
- the coaBC gene encoding bifunctional phosphopantothenoylcysteine decarboxylase/phosphopantothenate--cysteine ligase CoaBC, whose translation MDAASDKPRVLLGVCGGIAAYKAADLASRLVKEGCAVRVVMTDTAKRFVGPLTFAALTSNPVPGDWFEANEESAISHIDLARWASVVVVAPATANFLAKAAHGLADDLLSTLMLATGAPLLIAPAMNPHMYGHPTVQANLAALIERGAHIVGPEAGRTACGEEGPGRMVEPAAIVDRTMDLLSEQDLAGVPILVTAGPTREHLDPVRYLSNPSSGRMGIEVARMARRRGAAVTLVLGPTHLEPPEGVDTVRVISALEMAEAVNSRAKAQSVIIKAAAVSDFRPQDCAPQKVKKGQGGEVCTLVNTPDILAGLGADKGEAVLVGFAAETEEVLAHAGAKLRAKNLDLMVANDVAASDSGFAVETNRVHLLTPDGEVESLPLMTKQEVAHRLLDRVARLLKGRD comes from the coding sequence ATGGACGCGGCCAGCGACAAGCCCCGCGTCCTCCTGGGGGTCTGCGGGGGCATCGCCGCCTACAAGGCCGCCGACCTGGCCAGCCGCCTGGTCAAGGAGGGCTGCGCGGTGCGGGTGGTGATGACCGACACGGCCAAGCGCTTCGTGGGGCCGCTTACTTTCGCGGCCCTCACGAGCAACCCGGTGCCGGGCGACTGGTTCGAGGCCAACGAGGAGTCGGCCATCAGCCACATCGACCTGGCCCGCTGGGCCTCGGTGGTGGTGGTGGCTCCGGCCACGGCCAACTTCCTGGCCAAGGCGGCCCACGGCCTGGCCGATGACCTGCTCTCCACCCTCATGCTGGCCACGGGCGCGCCGCTGTTGATCGCTCCGGCCATGAACCCCCACATGTATGGCCACCCCACGGTGCAGGCAAATTTGGCCGCGCTCATCGAGCGGGGGGCGCACATCGTGGGCCCGGAGGCCGGGCGCACCGCCTGCGGCGAGGAAGGCCCGGGCCGCATGGTGGAGCCGGCGGCCATCGTGGACCGGACCATGGACCTGCTCTCCGAGCAAGACCTGGCGGGCGTGCCCATCCTGGTCACCGCCGGGCCCACCCGCGAGCACCTGGACCCGGTGCGCTACCTTTCCAACCCCTCCTCGGGCCGCATGGGCATCGAGGTGGCCCGCATGGCCCGCCGCCGGGGCGCGGCGGTCACCCTGGTCCTGGGCCCCACCCACCTGGAGCCGCCCGAAGGGGTGGACACGGTGCGGGTGATCAGCGCCTTGGAGATGGCCGAGGCGGTGAACTCGCGGGCCAAGGCCCAGAGCGTGATCATCAAGGCCGCGGCGGTGAGCGACTTCCGGCCCCAGGACTGCGCCCCCCAGAAGGTCAAGAAGGGCCAGGGCGGCGAGGTCTGCACCCTGGTGAACACCCCGGACATCCTGGCCGGACTGGGGGCCGACAAGGGCGAGGCCGTCCTGGTGGGCTTCGCGGCCGAGACCGAAGAAGTGCTGGCCCATGCCGGGGCCAAGCTTAGGGCCAAGAACCTGGACCTCATGGTGGCCAACGACGTGGCCGCCAGCGACTCCGGCTTCGCGGTGGAAACCAACCGGGTGCATCTGCTCACCCCGGACGGCGAGGTGGAAAGCCTGCCGCTGATGACCAAGCAGGAGGTGGCCCACCGTTTGCTGGACCGGGTGGCCCGCCTGCTCAAGGGACGCGACTAG
- a CDS encoding GNAT family N-acetyltransferase: MEPIATPPGLRVRNMSRDELANLAVPWAASEGWNPGPGDAAVFFAADPEGFFVAERGGEAVGCISAVNYGDAYSFLGFFLVRSELRGQGIGYALSQAALAHAGERIMGLDGVVAQQSNYRASGFEMAFKSVRQARPGGGEAPGGLSELAALPWDTVLAYDTAHFPAPRPEFLRGWLNMPGATALGIMACGGLQGYGVMRPCQEGYKIGPLFAAGPEEARALYRGLAARAPGATVYLDTPQNNPHAVALAQELGMEPVFETARMYKNGTPAWPDGEIYGITSFELG; the protein is encoded by the coding sequence ATGGAGCCCATCGCCACGCCTCCGGGCCTGAGGGTGCGCAACATGAGCCGGGACGAGCTGGCGAACCTGGCCGTGCCCTGGGCCGCATCCGAGGGCTGGAACCCCGGCCCGGGCGACGCGGCGGTGTTCTTCGCCGCCGACCCGGAAGGCTTTTTCGTGGCCGAGCGAGGAGGCGAGGCCGTGGGCTGTATCTCGGCGGTGAACTACGGCGATGCTTACAGCTTTTTGGGCTTTTTCCTGGTGCGTTCCGAGCTGCGCGGCCAGGGCATCGGCTACGCCCTGAGCCAGGCGGCCCTGGCCCACGCCGGGGAGCGCATCATGGGCCTGGACGGGGTGGTGGCCCAGCAAAGCAACTACCGCGCCTCGGGCTTCGAGATGGCCTTCAAGAGCGTGCGCCAAGCCCGCCCCGGCGGCGGCGAGGCCCCCGGCGGCCTGAGCGAGCTGGCCGCCCTGCCCTGGGACACGGTGCTGGCCTACGACACGGCCCACTTCCCTGCCCCGCGGCCGGAGTTTCTGCGCGGCTGGCTGAACATGCCCGGGGCCACCGCCCTGGGCATCATGGCCTGCGGCGGGCTGCAAGGCTACGGGGTCATGCGCCCCTGCCAAGAGGGCTACAAGATCGGGCCCCTGTTCGCGGCCGGGCCGGAGGAGGCCCGGGCGCTTTACCGAGGCCTGGCCGCCCGCGCACCGGGGGCCACGGTATACCTGGACACGCCCCAGAACAACCCGCACGCTGTGGCCCTGGCCCAGGAGCTGGGCATGGAGCCGGTATTCGAAACGGCGCGCATGTACAAGAACGGAACCCCCGCCTGGCCGGACGGGGAGATTTACGGCATCACCAGCTTCGAGCTGGGCTAA
- a CDS encoding 4-oxalocrotonate tautomerase family protein encodes MPHVNVRVTKGPLTTEEKQQIIAGMTEVLVDVLGKPRDSVSVVIEEIDTDNWGKGGESFTVIRARNK; translated from the coding sequence ATGCCTCACGTCAACGTGCGCGTCACCAAGGGCCCCCTCACCACCGAAGAAAAGCAGCAGATCATCGCTGGCATGACCGAGGTCTTGGTCGATGTCCTGGGCAAGCCCCGCGACAGCGTGTCCGTGGTCATCGAGGAGATCGACACCGACAACTGGGGCAAGGGCGGCGAGAGCTTCACCGTGATCCGCGCCCGCAACAAGTAA
- a CDS encoding ABC transporter permease has protein sequence MLTYLAKRLAMMVPLLIGITFISFLIMHLAPGSPTDLAADLNPKMSEIAKERLTKLYGLDKPLPVQYWNWLKRLAVLDFGRSFAPDGQPVLNKIADRLPITVTINLLSLALVLVIAVPIGIYSATHRGSLFDQGTTVFVFLGFATPTFWLALLCMILFGVILGWLPISGIKSLNHDQLSAWGQLMDYARHLALPVILSAFTSLAGMSRYMRGNMLEVIRQDYITTARAKGLPERLVIYSHALRNALMPVITILGLSVPALIGGSVIFESIFAIPGMGKLFYDSVMARDYPVVMGGLVIGAVLTLVGNLLADLGYALADPRVRSS, from the coding sequence TTGCTAACCTACCTCGCCAAACGCCTGGCCATGATGGTGCCCCTGCTCATAGGCATCACCTTCATCAGCTTCCTCATCATGCACCTGGCGCCGGGCAGCCCCACCGACCTGGCGGCCGACCTGAACCCCAAGATGAGCGAGATCGCCAAGGAGCGCCTGACCAAACTCTACGGTTTGGACAAGCCCCTGCCCGTGCAGTATTGGAACTGGCTCAAGCGCCTGGCCGTGCTGGACTTCGGGCGCTCCTTCGCCCCGGACGGCCAGCCGGTATTGAACAAGATCGCCGACCGCCTGCCCATCACCGTGACCATCAACCTCTTGTCGCTGGCCCTTGTTTTGGTCATAGCCGTGCCCATAGGCATTTACAGCGCCACCCATAGGGGGTCGCTGTTCGACCAGGGCACCACGGTGTTCGTGTTCCTGGGTTTCGCCACGCCCACCTTCTGGCTGGCCCTGTTGTGCATGATCCTGTTCGGGGTGATCCTGGGCTGGCTGCCCATCAGCGGCATCAAAAGTCTGAACCACGACCAGCTCTCGGCCTGGGGCCAGCTCATGGACTACGCGCGCCACCTGGCCCTGCCGGTGATCCTGAGCGCCTTCACCTCCCTGGCGGGCATGAGCCGCTACATGCGGGGCAACATGCTGGAGGTGATCCGCCAGGACTACATAACCACCGCGCGGGCCAAGGGCCTGCCCGAGCGCCTGGTGATCTACAGCCACGCCTTGCGCAACGCGCTCATGCCGGTGATCACCATCCTGGGCCTGTCGGTGCCCGCGCTCATCGGCGGCTCGGTGATCTTCGAGTCCATCTTCGCCATCCCGGGCATGGGCAAGCTGTTCTACGACTCGGTCATGGCCCGGGACTATCCGGTGGTCATGGGCGGCCTGGTCATCGGCGCGGTGCTCACCCTGGTGGGCAACCTGCTGGCCGACCTGGGCTACGCCCTGGCCGACCCCAGGGTGCGCTCCTCATGA
- a CDS encoding ABC transporter permease produces MSKGGEYRGLWGQFTHNLKANRLAMAGLAVVLLLLFTALLAPWLTPHDPNGIDVSAILLPPSLSHPFGTDELGRDVFSRMIMGSRVSLEVGLVSAGVATILGVILGALAGYYGGWVESTIMRFTDMMLCFPTFFLILAVIALLEPSIINIMAVIGLTSWMGVARLVRAEFLSLKEREYVVAAKSLGAGDLRIIFRHILPNAMAPVLVAATLGVAGAILVESGLSFLGLGVQPPAASWGNILNQGKANIEIAWWLSLFPGLAILVTVLGYNLLGEGIRDALDPRLH; encoded by the coding sequence ATGAGCAAAGGCGGCGAATACCGGGGCCTGTGGGGCCAGTTCACCCACAACCTGAAGGCCAACCGCCTGGCCATGGCCGGGCTGGCCGTGGTGCTGCTATTGCTCTTCACCGCCCTGCTCGCGCCCTGGCTGACCCCCCACGACCCCAACGGGATCGACGTGAGCGCCATCCTGCTGCCCCCCAGCCTTAGCCACCCCTTCGGCACCGACGAGCTGGGGCGCGACGTGTTCTCGCGCATGATCATGGGCTCGCGGGTGAGCCTGGAGGTGGGCCTGGTCTCGGCCGGGGTGGCCACCATCCTGGGGGTGATCCTGGGCGCGCTGGCCGGCTACTACGGCGGCTGGGTGGAGTCGACCATCATGCGCTTCACGGACATGATGCTCTGCTTCCCCACCTTCTTCCTCATCCTGGCGGTGATCGCCCTGCTGGAGCCATCGATCATCAACATCATGGCGGTGATCGGGCTGACATCCTGGATGGGGGTGGCGCGATTGGTGCGCGCCGAGTTTCTCTCGCTCAAGGAGCGGGAGTACGTGGTGGCCGCCAAAAGCCTGGGCGCGGGCGACCTGCGCATCATATTCCGGCACATCCTGCCCAACGCCATGGCCCCGGTGCTGGTGGCCGCCACCCTGGGGGTGGCCGGGGCCATCTTGGTGGAGAGCGGGCTGAGCTTCCTGGGCCTGGGGGTGCAGCCGCCGGCCGCGAGCTGGGGCAACATCCTCAACCAGGGCAAGGCCAACATCGAGATCGCCTGGTGGCTGAGCCTGTTCCCGGGCCTGGCCATCCTGGTCACCGTGTTGGGCTACAACCTCTTGGGCGAGGGCATCCGCGACGCCCTGGACCCGAGGCTGCATTAA
- a CDS encoding amidohydrolase family protein, producing the protein MIIDVHTHIFPPEVMADRERFCLGEPAFAAIYQNPDAPMVDAGGLVEAMDGEGVDVSWAVGFPWIKEENARLHNDYLSSAVGEYPDRLRGLACVHPPADWAAREAERSLGLGLHGLGELAFYDTDLDTDSLGAMCDLAAEADAPLLLHTNEPVGHQYPGKAPMTLAALYKLIKEHPQTKLVLAHMGGGIFFYAAMKREVLAVLENVWLDTAAAPFLYKPRAYGLAVELLGDDKLLMGSDYPLLPVSRYRRELASPEAGLSPEELARALGSNAARLLA; encoded by the coding sequence ATGATCATCGACGTACACACCCACATATTCCCCCCAGAGGTCATGGCGGACCGTGAGCGGTTTTGCCTGGGAGAACCGGCGTTTGCGGCCATTTACCAGAACCCGGACGCGCCCATGGTGGACGCCGGAGGATTGGTGGAGGCCATGGACGGCGAGGGGGTCGACGTGTCCTGGGCGGTGGGCTTTCCCTGGATAAAGGAAGAAAACGCCCGCCTGCATAACGACTACCTAAGCAGCGCGGTGGGCGAGTATCCCGACCGGCTGCGCGGCCTGGCCTGCGTGCACCCGCCGGCCGATTGGGCCGCGCGCGAGGCCGAGCGCTCCCTGGGCCTGGGCCTGCACGGCCTGGGCGAGCTGGCCTTCTACGACACGGACCTGGACACCGACAGCCTGGGGGCCATGTGCGACCTGGCCGCCGAGGCGGACGCGCCGCTTCTGCTGCACACCAACGAGCCGGTGGGGCACCAGTACCCCGGCAAGGCGCCCATGACCCTGGCCGCGCTCTACAAGCTCATCAAGGAGCACCCGCAGACCAAGCTGGTGCTGGCCCACATGGGCGGGGGCATCTTTTTCTACGCCGCCATGAAGCGCGAGGTGCTGGCCGTTTTGGAGAACGTGTGGCTGGACACCGCCGCCGCGCCGTTCCTGTACAAGCCCCGCGCCTACGGCCTGGCCGTGGAGCTGCTGGGCGATGACAAGCTCTTGATGGGCAGCGACTATCCCCTGCTGCCGGTGAGCCGCTACCGCCGCGAGCTGGCCTCTCCCGAGGCGGGTCTGAGCCCCGAGGAACTGGCCCGCGCTCTGGGGAGCAACGCGGCCCGCCTGCTGGCCTAG